One window of Erwinia aphidicola genomic DNA carries:
- the crp gene encoding cAMP-activated global transcriptional regulator CRP, with amino-acid sequence MVLGKPQTDPTLEWFLSHCHIHKYPSKSTLIHQGEKAETLYYIVKGAVAVLIKDEEGKEMILSYLNQGDFIGELGLFEEGQERSAWVRAKSACEVAEISYKKFRQLIQVNPDILMRLSSQMARRLQVTSEKVGNLAFLDVTGRIAQTLLNLAKQPDAMTHPDGMQIKITRQEIGQIVGCSRETVGRILKMLEDQNLISAHGKTIVVYGTR; translated from the coding sequence ATGGTTCTCGGCAAACCGCAAACAGACCCGACTCTCGAATGGTTCCTGTCACATTGCCATATTCACAAATATCCATCCAAAAGCACGCTGATCCATCAAGGTGAAAAAGCGGAAACCCTCTACTACATCGTCAAAGGCGCGGTAGCGGTGCTGATCAAGGATGAAGAAGGCAAAGAGATGATCCTCTCTTACCTCAATCAGGGTGATTTCATCGGTGAACTGGGCCTCTTTGAAGAGGGTCAGGAGCGTAGCGCGTGGGTACGTGCGAAGAGCGCCTGTGAAGTGGCTGAAATATCTTATAAAAAATTCCGTCAGCTGATTCAGGTGAATCCTGACATCCTGATGCGCCTCTCATCACAGATGGCGCGTCGCCTGCAGGTGACGTCTGAGAAAGTGGGCAACTTAGCTTTCCTCGACGTGACGGGCCGCATTGCGCAGACGCTGCTGAACCTGGCGAAACAGCCGGATGCCATGACCCACCCGGATGGCATGCAGATTAAGATTACCCGCCAGGAGATTGGCCAGATTGTCGGCTGCTCTCGTGAAACCGTCGGCCGTATTCTGAAAATGCTGGAAGATCAAAACCTGATCTCTGCACACGGTAAGACTATCGTCGTTTACGGCACACGCTAA
- a CDS encoding MFS transporter, translating to MKVTSHALMLCLLFMGYVLVYLDKTVMGFVLLPLRQEFHLAPQQVGYIGGIFFLAYALFQFPAGWLNDRIGYRRMLVLSLSLLGLCALLFGWLGVTFALLLSFRFMAGIGHSGYPSASAKAVSANFALHHRTFAQSLLLSSSGLAMAIGPLLAVWALDKMNWHHAYMILAVLVLMVAASMVLLLPRSPRVILIPAGEVGLHSALRQPLLWQLFCTNFLLNVPVYGLVSWLPSFLTHRGLPLSAVGQMMSISGVGSALTSVAGGWLVGRYLAGREPWVICLASLIAAAGMLMIYLSSSVLMSTIGLCITNAALIGTFITTFTLPMKRFSLAVTGSIIGLLNAGGVLGGFVGPIVMGYLVAAGHGTYLGAFLFLMIAILLAGLALLPGSRRAYLSSLNPELS from the coding sequence ATGAAAGTGACTTCGCATGCATTAATGCTCTGCCTGCTGTTTATGGGCTATGTCCTTGTCTATCTGGATAAAACAGTGATGGGCTTTGTGCTATTACCCCTTCGCCAGGAGTTCCATCTCGCGCCGCAGCAGGTGGGATATATCGGTGGCATCTTCTTCCTCGCTTATGCGCTGTTTCAGTTTCCCGCCGGCTGGTTAAACGATCGCATAGGCTACCGGCGCATGCTGGTGCTCTCGCTGTCGTTGCTTGGGCTGTGTGCGCTGCTGTTTGGCTGGCTCGGTGTCACCTTTGCTCTGCTGCTGAGCTTTCGTTTTATGGCGGGGATCGGCCACTCGGGTTATCCAAGCGCCAGCGCGAAAGCCGTAAGTGCCAATTTTGCGCTGCATCACCGCACCTTCGCCCAGTCGCTGCTGCTCTCCTCCTCCGGGCTGGCGATGGCCATCGGGCCGCTGCTGGCGGTATGGGCGCTGGATAAAATGAACTGGCATCACGCCTATATGATCCTGGCCGTGCTGGTGCTGATGGTAGCCGCGAGCATGGTGCTGCTGTTGCCGCGCTCGCCGCGGGTGATCCTCATTCCAGCTGGCGAAGTCGGCCTGCACAGTGCGCTACGCCAGCCGCTTTTATGGCAGCTGTTCTGCACTAACTTTCTGCTGAATGTGCCGGTTTACGGCCTGGTGAGCTGGCTGCCCAGCTTTCTCACTCATCGCGGACTGCCGCTCTCCGCCGTCGGGCAGATGATGAGCATTTCCGGGGTTGGTAGCGCACTGACATCGGTGGCTGGCGGCTGGCTGGTGGGGCGTTATCTGGCCGGGCGTGAACCCTGGGTAATCTGCCTGGCGTCGCTGATTGCGGCGGCGGGGATGCTGATGATTTACCTCTCCTCCAGCGTGCTGATGAGCACAATCGGCCTCTGTATTACCAATGCGGCCCTTATCGGCACCTTTATCACCACCTTTACGCTGCCGATGAAGCGTTTTTCGCTCGCGGTGACCGGCTCGATTATCGGTTTACTGAATGCCGGAGGAGTACTGGGCGGCTTCGTCGGGCCGATTGTGATGGGCTATTTAGTGGCCGCTGGCCATGGCACTTACCTTGGTGCCTTTCTGTTTTTGATGATAGCGATACTGCTGGCGGGACTGGCTCTTCTGCCGGGCAGCCGGCGTGCTTACCTCTCTTCCTTAAACCCGGAGTTATCATGA
- a CDS encoding YccS/YhfK family putative transporter: MWRRIIYHPEVNYALRQTLVLCLPVAIGWLLGDLQRGLLFSLVPACCNNAGLDTPHKRFFKRLIVGGSLFAFSSFLIQFAGAEGVPLPAILLVMALLLGVTGEISPLHARLLPASLIAAIFTLSLAGRMPMWEPPLLYILGTVWYGAFNWFWFWLWKEQPMRETLSLLYRELADYCEAKYTLLTKLTDPQTALPPLLARQQKAVDLINTCYQQMHMLSANRDSHYQRLTRAFQVALDLQEHIAVSLHQPEEVQKLVEKSHAEAVIRWNAQTIAARLRVLADDILYHRFAERFTMDKQLQALEKIARQHPDNPVGNFCYYHFSRIGRVLRTQHPLYRRDLMADRQRRLPLLRALKSYLSLKSAALRTAARFAVMLTFASSLALFFNLPKPYWILMTVMFVSLNGYSATRVRIQHRALGTLAGLAVAAGTLGMHVPEPWILSIMLVITLVSYLFIRKFYGWATVGFTVTAVYTLQLLSLNGAQFLLPRLMDTLMGCLIAFGGMIWLWPQWQSGLLRQNAHDALETYQSALQLLLGNEQDAVKLAYQRMEVNQAHNALFNSLHQAMQEPGFNSSYLSDMQLWVTHSQFIVEHINAMTILAREHTMLTPTLAERYLQSCEIALQRCQQRLEYDGPSSETNVLEVPEDFHQGPVTIMERHVKRILGHLGVMYTISSLTWSQRPHHGRWLSRRLRKSSK, from the coding sequence ATGTGGCGGAGAATCATCTATCACCCCGAAGTAAACTATGCCCTGAGACAGACGCTGGTGCTGTGTCTGCCGGTGGCGATTGGCTGGCTGCTGGGCGACCTGCAACGCGGCCTGCTGTTCTCTTTAGTGCCCGCCTGCTGCAACAACGCCGGTCTCGATACCCCCCATAAACGCTTCTTCAAACGCCTGATCGTTGGCGGCAGCCTGTTTGCCTTCAGCAGTTTCCTGATCCAGTTTGCGGGCGCTGAAGGCGTTCCGCTGCCGGCGATCCTGCTGGTGATGGCGCTGCTGCTTGGCGTCACCGGGGAGATCAGTCCGCTGCACGCCCGCCTGCTGCCTGCTTCGCTGATTGCCGCCATCTTCACCCTCAGCCTCGCCGGGCGCATGCCGATGTGGGAACCCCCGCTGCTGTATATCCTCGGCACCGTCTGGTACGGCGCGTTTAACTGGTTCTGGTTCTGGCTGTGGAAAGAGCAGCCGATGCGTGAAACGCTCAGCCTGCTGTATCGCGAGCTGGCTGACTACTGCGAAGCAAAATATACCCTGCTGACCAAACTCACCGATCCACAAACCGCCCTGCCTCCCCTGCTGGCACGTCAGCAAAAAGCGGTCGATCTGATCAACACCTGCTACCAGCAGATGCATATGCTTTCTGCCAACCGCGACAGCCATTATCAGCGCCTGACGCGGGCTTTTCAGGTGGCGCTGGATTTACAGGAGCACATTGCCGTCAGCCTGCATCAGCCGGAAGAGGTGCAGAAACTGGTGGAGAAAAGCCACGCCGAGGCGGTGATCCGCTGGAATGCGCAGACCATTGCTGCGCGGCTGCGGGTACTGGCCGATGATATTCTCTACCATCGCTTCGCCGAGCGTTTCACCATGGATAAACAGCTGCAGGCGCTGGAGAAGATCGCCCGCCAGCACCCGGATAACCCGGTCGGTAACTTCTGCTACTACCACTTCAGCCGCATTGGCCGCGTACTGCGCACTCAGCACCCGCTCTACCGCCGCGACCTGATGGCCGACCGTCAGCGCCGCCTGCCGCTGCTGCGGGCGCTGAAGAGCTATCTGTCGCTGAAATCGGCCGCGCTGCGCACCGCTGCGCGCTTCGCGGTGATGCTGACCTTTGCCAGTTCGCTGGCGCTGTTCTTCAACCTGCCGAAACCGTACTGGATCCTGATGACCGTGATGTTCGTCAGCCTGAACGGCTATAGCGCCACCCGCGTGCGCATCCAGCACCGAGCGCTCGGCACGCTGGCCGGGCTGGCGGTTGCCGCCGGGACGCTGGGCATGCACGTGCCGGAGCCGTGGATACTGAGCATCATGCTGGTGATTACCCTGGTGAGCTATCTGTTTATCCGCAAGTTTTATGGCTGGGCCACGGTAGGCTTTACCGTCACGGCGGTGTACACGCTGCAGCTGCTGTCGCTGAACGGCGCGCAGTTCCTGCTGCCGCGCCTGATGGATACGCTGATGGGCTGCCTGATTGCCTTTGGCGGCATGATCTGGCTGTGGCCGCAGTGGCAGAGCGGGCTGCTGCGCCAGAATGCGCACGATGCGCTGGAGACCTACCAGAGCGCGTTACAGCTACTGCTGGGCAACGAACAGGATGCGGTGAAGCTGGCGTATCAGCGCATGGAGGTAAACCAGGCGCACAATGCGCTGTTTAACTCGCTGCATCAGGCGATGCAGGAGCCGGGCTTTAACTCCAGCTATCTGTCCGATATGCAGCTGTGGGTGACGCACAGCCAGTTTATTGTCGAACATATCAACGCCATGACTATCCTGGCACGCGAACACACCATGCTGACGCCGACGCTGGCGGAGCGCTATTTACAGTCGTGTGAGATTGCGCTGCAGCGCTGTCAGCAGCGGCTGGAGTATGACGGGCCGAGTTCAGAGACTAACGTGCTGGAGGTACCGGAAGATTTTCATCAGGGGCCGGTGACCATTATGGAGCGCCATGTGAAGCGCATTCTGGGGCATCTTGGCGTGATGTATACCATTTCATCACTGACCTGGAGCCAGCGCCCGCATCATGGCCGCTGGCTGTCACGACGCCTGAGGAAATCCTCAAAATAA
- a CDS encoding YheU family protein codes for MIIPWKDLDSETLDNLIESFVLREGTDYGEHERSLTQKVADVRRQLTSGEVVLVWSELHESVNIMPRGQFRAGAEEQ; via the coding sequence ATGATTATTCCCTGGAAAGACCTGGATAGTGAAACCCTCGACAACCTGATCGAGTCTTTTGTGCTGCGCGAAGGTACCGACTATGGCGAGCATGAGCGCTCGCTGACGCAAAAAGTGGCCGACGTGCGCCGCCAGCTGACCAGCGGCGAGGTGGTGCTGGTGTGGTCCGAGCTGCATGAATCGGTCAATATCATGCCGCGCGGGCAGTTCCGCGCCGGTGCGGAAGAGCAGTAG
- a CDS encoding aminodeoxychorismate synthase component II encodes MLLLIDNYDSFTWNLYQYFSELGAEVLVRRNDDITLAEISALSPQRLVISPGPCTPDDAGISLEAIRHFAGQLPILGVCLGHQAIAQAFGARVVRARQVMHGKTCAIEHNDGGVFAGLNHPLTVTRYHSLIVESLPAQFELTAWTLRDGQPDEIMGFRHRTLPLEGVQFHPESILSEQGHQLLANFLKG; translated from the coding sequence ATGCTGCTGCTAATCGACAACTACGACTCCTTTACCTGGAACCTTTACCAATATTTTTCAGAACTGGGGGCGGAGGTGCTGGTGCGGCGCAATGACGACATCACCCTGGCTGAAATCAGCGCGCTGTCACCGCAACGGCTGGTCATCTCCCCCGGACCCTGCACACCGGATGATGCCGGGATCTCCCTTGAGGCTATTCGCCACTTTGCGGGCCAGCTGCCGATACTCGGGGTGTGCCTGGGGCATCAGGCCATCGCCCAGGCATTTGGTGCTCGCGTGGTGCGCGCCCGCCAGGTGATGCACGGCAAAACCTGCGCGATTGAGCATAACGATGGCGGCGTGTTTGCCGGGCTTAATCATCCGCTGACCGTTACCCGCTACCATTCGCTGATCGTTGAGAGCCTGCCCGCGCAGTTTGAACTGACCGCGTGGACGCTGCGCGACGGCCAGCCGGATGAGATCATGGGCTTTCGTCACCGCACCCTGCCGCTGGAAGGCGTACAGTTTCACCCGGAGAGCATCCTCAGCGAGCAGGGGCATCAGCTACTGGCTAATTTCCTCAAAGGCTGA
- a CDS encoding phosphoribulokinase — MSAKFPVIAVTGSSGAGTTTTSLAFRKIFQQLDLRAAEVEGDSFHRFTRPEMDMAIRKARDMGKHVSYFGPEANDFGLLEQTFTEYGLSGTGQSRKYLHTYDEAVPWNQVPGTFTPWQPLPGPTDVLFYEGLHGGVVTPQHNVADKVDLLVGVVPIVNLEWIQKLVRDTGERGHSREAVMDSVVRSMEDYINFITPQFSRTHINFQRVPTVDTSNPFAARGIPSLDESFVVIHFQGLEDIDFPYLLSMLQGSFISHIKTLVVPGGKMGLAMELIMGPLVKRLMEGKKIV; from the coding sequence ATGTCAGCCAAATTTCCGGTTATCGCCGTCACCGGTTCCAGCGGGGCGGGAACCACCACCACCAGCCTGGCCTTCAGGAAGATCTTCCAGCAGCTTGACCTGCGCGCTGCCGAAGTTGAAGGCGACAGCTTCCACCGTTTTACCCGTCCGGAAATGGACATGGCGATCCGCAAAGCGCGCGATATGGGCAAACACGTCAGCTATTTTGGCCCGGAGGCCAACGACTTTGGCCTGCTGGAGCAGACGTTTACCGAGTATGGCCTCAGCGGTACAGGTCAGTCGCGCAAGTATCTGCACACCTACGATGAAGCCGTGCCGTGGAACCAGGTTCCGGGCACCTTCACGCCCTGGCAGCCGCTGCCTGGCCCAACCGACGTGCTGTTCTATGAAGGATTGCACGGCGGCGTCGTCACTCCGCAGCACAACGTGGCGGATAAAGTGGACCTGCTGGTCGGCGTGGTGCCGATCGTCAACCTGGAGTGGATCCAGAAACTGGTGCGCGACACCGGCGAACGCGGCCACTCGCGCGAAGCGGTGATGGACTCGGTGGTACGCTCGATGGAGGACTACATAAACTTCATCACGCCGCAGTTCTCCCGCACCCATATTAACTTCCAGCGCGTGCCGACGGTGGATACCTCAAACCCGTTTGCCGCACGCGGCATCCCCTCGCTTGACGAGAGCTTTGTGGTGATCCACTTTCAGGGGCTGGAAGATATCGACTTCCCCTACCTGCTGAGCATGTTACAGGGGTCGTTTATCTCACACATTAAGACTCTGGTGGTGCCGGGCGGCAAAATGGGGCTGGCGATGGAGCTGATAATGGGGCCGCTGGTTAAACGTTTGATGGAAGGTAAAAAGATCGTTTGA
- a CDS encoding amidohydrolase codes for MNTETLNKEITDKVLVWRRHIHANAELSFHEHGTADYVAAELAKFGPLKIKRPTPTSVVAELPGARSGPCVALRADMDALPITELNNEPFTSQNNGVMHACGHDAHTAMLLGAAWVLCHQQAQLSGTVRFIFQHAEEVPPGGAQELIKHGVLNGVDKIFGLHVMPNFPTGTAGLTEGVFSAASDNFDLMIQGKGSHAALPQESVDPVVLASGVVQALQQIVSRRLDPNDRAVLSVASFIADGGYNVIPDSAHLRGTLRTLSNRARSEIPQMMEKMIEGITAAAGGSFALKWTPGYAIGVNHPEATRIARDTVVGTLGDEALKILPHPMFGCEDFSAYQKVVPGCFVWVGSGNKAKGAIWNLHNPHFRLDEDVLAIGVRLHVGFIHQILMQ; via the coding sequence ATGAACACTGAAACGTTAAACAAGGAAATCACCGACAAAGTGCTGGTGTGGCGGCGTCATATTCATGCCAATGCCGAACTCTCATTCCATGAGCATGGCACCGCAGATTATGTCGCTGCTGAACTGGCGAAGTTTGGCCCGTTAAAAATTAAACGGCCAACGCCAACCAGCGTGGTGGCGGAACTGCCGGGCGCGCGCAGCGGCCCATGCGTCGCGCTGCGTGCCGATATGGATGCGCTGCCGATCACCGAACTCAACAATGAACCCTTTACCTCGCAAAACAACGGGGTGATGCACGCCTGCGGGCACGATGCGCATACCGCCATGCTGCTCGGTGCGGCCTGGGTGCTATGCCATCAGCAGGCGCAGCTAAGCGGCACCGTGCGCTTTATCTTCCAACACGCGGAAGAAGTGCCGCCGGGTGGCGCGCAGGAGCTGATCAAACACGGCGTGCTCAACGGCGTTGATAAGATCTTCGGGCTGCACGTCATGCCGAATTTCCCCACCGGGACGGCCGGACTGACCGAAGGCGTTTTCAGCGCCGCCAGCGATAATTTCGATCTGATGATTCAGGGGAAAGGTTCACATGCCGCGCTGCCGCAGGAGAGCGTCGACCCGGTGGTGCTGGCATCCGGCGTGGTACAGGCGCTACAGCAGATCGTGTCGCGCAGGCTGGATCCCAACGATCGGGCGGTGCTGAGCGTGGCGAGCTTTATCGCTGATGGTGGCTATAACGTCATTCCCGACAGCGCCCACCTGCGCGGCACGCTGCGCACGCTAAGCAACCGTGCGCGTAGTGAAATCCCGCAGATGATGGAGAAAATGATCGAGGGCATCACCGCCGCAGCCGGAGGAAGCTTTGCGCTGAAATGGACGCCGGGCTACGCCATTGGCGTCAATCATCCGGAGGCCACGCGCATTGCCCGCGATACGGTGGTCGGCACGCTGGGCGATGAGGCGTTAAAAATCCTGCCGCATCCGATGTTCGGCTGTGAGGATTTTTCCGCGTATCAGAAGGTGGTGCCGGGCTGTTTTGTCTGGGTCGGTAGCGGTAATAAGGCAAAAGGGGCGATATGGAATCTGCACAACCCGCACTTCCGCCTCGATGAGGACGTGCTGGCAATAGGCGTGCGCCTGCACGTTGGCTTTATCCATCAGATATTAATGCAGTAA
- the ppiA gene encoding peptidylprolyl isomerase A, with protein MLKRTLTALATVLALSTVSAAAVAAKGDTHVLLTTSAGSIELELNNQKAPVSVANFVDYVNSGFYNNTIFHRVIPGFMLQGGGFTADMQQKQPKPPIKNEADNGLLNKRGTISMARTADKDSATSQFFINVADNAFLDHGQRDFGYAVFGKVVKGMDVADKIAQVPTKTFGPYQNVPEKPVVILSAKVLP; from the coding sequence ATGTTGAAACGTACTTTGACCGCGCTGGCGACAGTTCTCGCACTGTCTACTGTCTCTGCCGCCGCTGTTGCTGCGAAGGGGGACACGCATGTGCTGCTGACCACTTCAGCAGGCAGTATTGAACTGGAACTGAATAACCAGAAAGCACCGGTATCGGTGGCTAATTTTGTGGATTACGTGAACAGTGGTTTTTATAACAACACCATCTTTCACCGCGTGATCCCAGGCTTCATGCTGCAGGGCGGCGGTTTCACTGCCGATATGCAGCAGAAACAGCCAAAACCGCCCATCAAGAATGAGGCGGATAACGGCCTGTTAAACAAGCGCGGCACTATCTCCATGGCCCGCACTGCGGATAAAGACAGCGCCACCAGCCAGTTCTTTATCAACGTGGCGGATAACGCTTTCCTCGACCACGGCCAGCGCGATTTTGGCTACGCAGTATTTGGTAAAGTGGTTAAAGGTATGGACGTTGCCGATAAGATTGCTCAGGTACCGACCAAAACCTTCGGTCCATACCAGAATGTGCCGGAAAAACCGGTCGTCATCCTCTCTGCCAAAGTGCTGCCATAA
- the argD gene encoding bifunctional acetylornithine/succinyldiaminopimelate transaminase: MAAEKLAVTRATFDEVILPVYAPAQFVPVKGKGSRVWDQQGKEYIDFSGGIAVTALGHCHPALVEALKTQGETLWHTSNVFTNEPALRLASKLINATFAERVFFANSGAEANEAAFKLARYYATKRHSPFKSKIIAFHNAFHGRTLFTVSVGGQPKYSDGFGPKPADIVHVPFNDLAAVKAVIDDHTCAIVVEPIQGEGGVIPATQEFLQGLRQLCDEHQALLVLDEVQSGMGRSGKLFAHEHYGVKPDIVTTAKALGGGFPVSAMLTTNEIASVMAPGVHGTTYGGNPLACAVAEAALDIINTPEVLNGVAERRQLFVEQLKALDARFDLFSDIRGQGLLIGAALKPQHAGKARDILNAAAAEGVMVLVAGTDVMRFAPSLVIEPADIAEGMARFATAIEKVLR; the protein is encoded by the coding sequence ATGGCAGCGGAAAAATTAGCGGTAACGCGGGCGACATTTGATGAGGTGATTTTGCCTGTTTATGCACCAGCGCAGTTTGTGCCGGTGAAAGGCAAAGGCAGCCGCGTCTGGGACCAGCAGGGCAAAGAGTATATCGACTTCTCCGGCGGCATCGCGGTGACCGCGCTGGGCCACTGTCATCCTGCGCTGGTGGAGGCGTTAAAAACCCAGGGGGAAACCCTGTGGCACACCAGCAACGTGTTTACCAACGAGCCGGCGCTGCGCCTGGCCTCTAAGCTGATCAACGCCACCTTTGCCGAGCGCGTGTTCTTTGCCAACTCCGGTGCGGAAGCCAACGAAGCGGCATTCAAACTGGCGCGCTACTACGCCACCAAGCGCCATAGCCCGTTCAAAAGCAAAATCATCGCCTTCCATAACGCCTTCCACGGCCGCACGCTCTTCACCGTATCGGTCGGCGGACAGCCGAAATATTCCGATGGCTTCGGGCCGAAACCGGCGGATATCGTCCATGTGCCGTTCAACGATCTGGCGGCGGTGAAAGCGGTGATCGACGATCACACCTGCGCGATTGTCGTTGAGCCAATCCAGGGTGAGGGTGGCGTGATCCCTGCGACCCAGGAGTTTCTACAGGGGCTGCGTCAGCTGTGTGACGAGCATCAGGCACTGCTGGTGCTGGATGAAGTGCAGAGCGGCATGGGGCGCAGTGGCAAGCTGTTTGCCCATGAGCACTACGGCGTGAAGCCGGATATCGTCACCACAGCCAAGGCGCTGGGCGGCGGTTTCCCGGTGAGCGCAATGCTGACCACCAACGAGATTGCTTCGGTGATGGCCCCAGGCGTACACGGCACCACCTATGGCGGCAATCCGCTGGCCTGTGCGGTGGCGGAAGCGGCGCTGGATATTATCAATACGCCGGAAGTGCTCAACGGGGTCGCCGAACGCCGCCAGCTGTTTGTCGAGCAGTTAAAAGCGCTGGATGCCCGCTTCGATCTGTTTAGCGATATTCGCGGGCAGGGGCTGTTAATTGGTGCCGCGCTTAAGCCGCAGCATGCGGGCAAAGCGCGCGATATCCTCAATGCCGCCGCAGCTGAAGGGGTGATGGTACTGGTTGCCGGCACCGACGTGATGCGTTTTGCGCCGTCGTTGGTCATTGAACCGGCCGATATCGCCGAAGGCATGGCGCGGTTTGCCACGGCGATAGAAAAGGTGCTGAGGTGA
- the tsgA gene encoding MFS transporter TsgA, giving the protein MTNRDRIGLTWISFFSYALTGAVVIVTGMVLENIAAYFQLPVAQMSNTFTFLNAGILLAVFLNAWLMEIVPLKRQLIFGFVLMVLAVLGLMTSHSLTVFSLCMFVLGVVSGITMSIGTFLITHLYEGRQRGSRLLFTDSFFSMAGTIFPIIAAAILARSLPWYWVYACIGVIYVAIFVLALCFEFPVLGKKTASGAPVNKEKWGVGVGFLAIAALCYILGQLGFIGWVPLYATKNMGMDIGQAGSLVGNFWTAYMIGMWAFSAILRFFDPQRILTVLALAATALMYWFISETDASMLKWIMMSLGFFSSAIYTTIITLGSLQTKVASPKLVNFILTCGTVGTMLTFVVTGPIVDSHGPHAALATANGLYAVVFVMCLLLGFVSKHKLHGHMGSH; this is encoded by the coding sequence ATGACAAATCGCGATCGAATTGGGCTTACCTGGATCAGCTTCTTCTCTTACGCGCTGACCGGTGCAGTGGTTATCGTTACCGGTATGGTGCTGGAGAATATCGCTGCTTACTTCCAGCTGCCCGTGGCTCAGATGAGCAACACCTTCACCTTCCTTAACGCCGGGATCCTGCTGGCGGTATTCCTGAATGCCTGGCTGATGGAGATCGTGCCGCTGAAGCGCCAGCTGATCTTCGGTTTCGTGTTGATGGTACTGGCGGTGCTGGGCCTGATGACCAGCCACAGCCTCACCGTCTTCTCGCTGTGTATGTTCGTGCTGGGCGTGGTAAGCGGGATTACCATGTCGATTGGTACTTTCCTGATCACTCACCTGTATGAAGGGCGCCAGCGCGGTTCACGCCTGCTGTTTACCGACTCCTTCTTTAGCATGGCCGGGACGATTTTCCCGATCATTGCCGCGGCTATCCTTGCCCGCTCCCTGCCGTGGTACTGGGTTTATGCCTGCATCGGCGTAATCTACGTGGCGATCTTCGTTCTGGCGCTGTGCTTTGAATTCCCGGTTCTCGGAAAGAAAACCGCCAGCGGCGCGCCAGTCAACAAAGAGAAATGGGGCGTCGGCGTGGGTTTCCTCGCCATTGCTGCCCTGTGCTACATCCTCGGCCAGCTGGGCTTTATCGGTTGGGTGCCGCTGTACGCGACCAAAAATATGGGCATGGATATCGGCCAGGCCGGTAGCCTGGTAGGCAACTTCTGGACCGCCTATATGATCGGCATGTGGGCCTTCAGCGCCATTCTGCGCTTCTTCGACCCGCAGCGTATCCTGACCGTTCTGGCGCTGGCAGCGACCGCACTGATGTACTGGTTTATCAGCGAAACTGACGCCTCAATGCTGAAGTGGATCATGATGAGCCTGGGCTTCTTCTCCAGCGCTATCTACACCACCATCATTACCCTCGGCTCGCTGCAGACCAAAGTGGCCTCGCCTAAGCTGGTCAACTTTATCCTCACCTGCGGTACCGTTGGCACAATGCTGACCTTCGTGGTTACCGGCCCTATCGTAGACAGCCACGGCCCGCACGCCGCGCTGGCAACCGCAAACGGCCTGTACGCCGTGGTGTTTGTTATGTGTCTGCTGCTCGGCTTCGTCAGCAAGCACAAGCTGCACGGACATATGGGTTCGCATTAA